The Nocardioides panzhihuensis genome has a segment encoding these proteins:
- a CDS encoding AraC family transcriptional regulator → MGVPAIARIAVERGRAMLRDTGDADEVKEACTGALRPHVLTVGRPGGQLATSLTHVPLQDLSVNLLRYGASVTVSSGDGVLDDYLLTLPVAGAGRFRYGDAVVMATPDRGVIIGPHREFEFAFDELWDQVVVRIDRKRVESVAAALTGEVGPVDFDLALAGGMTSMDGLLESAVSIVGSDIVERRPQLLWQVEQLLIETLLLAQPNNRTATTGSGRGSAGSPRVRKAMDYMLARLGEPMTVTAVAEACGTSVRSLQAGFRREVGTSPLKWLRSQRLERAHALLAGGAPGLSVTDVAFSCGFFHLGEFGTAFRTRYGVTPSAVLAERR, encoded by the coding sequence ATGGGAGTACCTGCCATTGCCCGCATCGCGGTGGAGCGGGGGCGTGCCATGTTGAGGGACACAGGTGACGCCGACGAGGTGAAAGAGGCTTGCACGGGCGCCTTGCGTCCGCATGTACTCACCGTTGGCCGACCCGGAGGCCAGCTGGCGACGAGCCTGACTCACGTTCCGCTGCAGGACCTGTCGGTCAACCTTTTGCGCTACGGGGCGTCGGTCACCGTGAGTTCGGGGGACGGTGTGCTCGACGATTATCTCCTCACGCTCCCGGTCGCTGGTGCGGGCCGGTTCCGCTACGGAGACGCCGTGGTGATGGCGACTCCGGACCGTGGGGTCATCATCGGGCCACACCGGGAGTTTGAGTTCGCGTTCGACGAGTTATGGGATCAAGTGGTCGTCCGGATAGACCGAAAGCGTGTCGAGTCGGTGGCCGCCGCGCTCACCGGCGAGGTTGGTCCGGTCGACTTCGACCTGGCGCTCGCCGGCGGCATGACGAGTATGGACGGTCTGCTCGAGTCTGCGGTGAGCATCGTCGGCTCTGACATTGTCGAGCGTCGTCCTCAATTGCTGTGGCAGGTCGAGCAGCTCCTCATCGAAACCCTTCTTCTGGCTCAGCCGAACAACCGGACGGCGACAACCGGTTCGGGGCGTGGCAGCGCAGGGTCGCCGCGGGTCCGGAAGGCGATGGACTACATGCTCGCGAGACTCGGCGAACCGATGACCGTCACCGCGGTGGCGGAGGCGTGCGGGACGAGCGTACGCAGTCTGCAGGCCGGTTTCCGGCGCGAGGTGGGGACCTCGCCGCTGAAGTGGCTGCGCTCTCAGCGGCTCGAGCGCGCCCACGCGCTGCTGGCCGGCGGTGCCCCTGGACTCTCGGTGACCGACGTCGCCTTCAGCTGCGGCTTCTTCCACCTCGGCGAG
- a CDS encoding TetR/AcrR family transcriptional regulator produces the protein MTLRRTPEETRELRSSLIEHAQQIVKRDGLQALTMRALATASGCSVGLPYKVFASRDELIVEMVELELERLRDALDAWSATAGKRTVADNLIEYARILFESERPVVTHGLGGRALAPLIADLTKKSGLEHSFESTVTDYLRAEQQLGRIAAHVDARAYGFLITGAIHNLITAGDAYPRPDPKELRRILRMLARDLAGDEALDEQSPSSAGGH, from the coding sequence ATGACGCTTCGCCGCACTCCGGAGGAGACACGGGAGCTACGCTCGTCCCTGATCGAGCACGCCCAGCAGATCGTGAAGCGAGACGGGCTGCAAGCACTGACGATGCGGGCGCTCGCAACAGCGTCCGGGTGCTCGGTCGGGCTGCCGTACAAGGTCTTCGCGAGCCGTGACGAGCTGATAGTCGAGATGGTCGAGCTCGAGCTGGAGAGGCTTCGTGATGCACTGGACGCGTGGTCTGCCACGGCGGGCAAGCGGACGGTCGCCGACAATCTGATCGAGTATGCGCGCATCCTGTTCGAGTCCGAACGGCCGGTGGTCACCCATGGGCTCGGCGGCCGGGCCCTCGCTCCGTTGATCGCTGACCTGACCAAGAAGTCAGGTCTGGAGCACTCGTTCGAATCGACGGTGACGGACTATCTGCGCGCGGAGCAGCAACTCGGTCGCATCGCGGCGCACGTGGATGCACGGGCGTACGGGTTCCTCATCACCGGTGCGATCCACAACCTGATCACCGCGGGCGATGCGTACCCGAGGCCAGACCCGAAGGAGCTTCGTCGCATTCTGCGGATGCTCGCCCGGGATCTCGCGGGCGATGAGGCGCTGGACGAGCAGAGTCCATCTTCTGCCGGGGGACATTGA
- a CDS encoding SDR family NAD(P)-dependent oxidoreductase, giving the protein MPGAVILGAGPGLGRAIARRFAREGLSISLIARNRATVESVAATLADLEAPVLGLSADCTDESALRTALEKTYAAFGVPEVVVYNAAIIQADTVGELSVSDHLDAWAVNVVGAHTAAAQVIPKMTRSGSGTFLVTGGMPAPKREYVSLSLGKAGLRTLVDLLDQEYLSAGIHVAAVTVDGPIAPGTAFDPDDIAEHYWTLHSQPRELWQREIVHTENSMPPSRLRY; this is encoded by the coding sequence ATGCCAGGAGCAGTGATCCTCGGAGCAGGCCCCGGACTGGGCCGGGCGATCGCCCGACGGTTCGCCCGGGAGGGCCTGTCCATCAGCCTCATCGCCCGAAACCGCGCCACGGTCGAATCCGTGGCCGCGACGCTGGCCGACCTCGAAGCCCCGGTGCTGGGGCTGAGTGCGGACTGCACCGACGAGTCCGCTCTCCGGACCGCATTGGAGAAGACGTACGCCGCGTTCGGTGTGCCGGAGGTCGTGGTCTACAACGCGGCGATCATCCAGGCCGACACCGTCGGCGAGCTCTCGGTGAGCGACCACCTCGATGCGTGGGCCGTCAACGTCGTCGGAGCCCACACGGCGGCCGCCCAGGTCATCCCGAAGATGACGCGGAGTGGGAGCGGCACCTTCCTCGTCACCGGCGGCATGCCCGCCCCCAAGCGGGAGTACGTCAGCCTCTCGCTCGGCAAGGCCGGGCTGCGGACCCTGGTGGACCTGCTCGACCAGGAGTACCTGTCCGCCGGGATCCATGTCGCCGCCGTCACCGTCGACGGTCCGATCGCGCCTGGGACGGCCTTCGACCCCGACGACATCGCCGAGCACTACTGGACCCTGCACAGCCAGCCGAGGGAGCTGTGGCAGCGAGAGATCGTCCACACCGAGAATTCGATGCCGCCCAGCAGGCTTCGCTATTAG
- a CDS encoding TetR family transcriptional regulator, translated as MVKPALYSRDAILDTVVRAVHERGHAATLGDVTAILGAPSGSIYHRFGSRKELFVAAWIRSVRRFQATFAEVADVEDPVGAIVATGLLVPRYCRAEPGEARMLTLYRHAHLMADPPAGLETELAGLNDAVRAHLVGLAKRRYGRVAERELALVALAARDTPYGMVRGLIGGEIPDWMDEPIAAAIRAVALLEVR; from the coding sequence GTGGTGAAACCAGCGCTCTACTCCCGTGACGCGATCCTCGATACGGTGGTGCGCGCCGTGCACGAACGTGGCCATGCCGCAACCTTGGGCGATGTCACCGCGATCCTGGGTGCTCCCTCCGGGTCGATCTACCACCGGTTCGGGTCACGCAAGGAGCTGTTCGTCGCTGCCTGGATCCGTTCGGTCAGGCGCTTCCAGGCGACGTTCGCTGAGGTGGCCGATGTCGAGGATCCCGTCGGGGCCATCGTCGCCACGGGACTGCTGGTGCCGCGATACTGCCGTGCCGAACCCGGCGAGGCGCGGATGCTCACGCTCTATCGCCATGCACACCTGATGGCGGACCCGCCGGCCGGGCTCGAGACAGAGCTCGCCGGGCTGAACGATGCCGTCAGGGCTCATCTCGTGGGGTTGGCGAAGCGGCGATATGGGCGAGTCGCGGAGCGCGAGCTGGCTCTGGTTGCGCTGGCGGCGAGGGACACTCCGTACGGCATGGTGCGGGGTCTCATCGGGGGCGAGATCCCCGACTGGATGGATGAGCCGATCGCGGCTGCGATCCGAGCGGTCGCACTCCTCGAGGTCCGTTGA
- a CDS encoding class I SAM-dependent RNA methyltransferase, with amino-acid sequence MSGTRRPPRGRRPRPKVAKGESYVGRRFEVEVGPVAHGGHFVARVQIEAGTSRESSRVVFVRHALPGEHVVVEITEGTAGDRFWRGDAVSVVSAAAERVVPPCPYAGPGLCGGCDFQHVALPAQRELKATVLREQLVRLGGLSAEDPLLADLVVEAVPGDVDGLRWRTRQRYVAAPGGGRGMRKYRSHEVIPVADCLIASPDAREPAPGTIVERVAVGGVEHTFEVAADGFWQVHPGAPEALVSAVLEALSPSPGDSALDLYAGVGLFSAYLADRVGPFGQVVTVEGDRTASALAASNVPSAEAIAGDVSTVLADLGERPFDLVVLDPPREGARRAVVEAVVARTPRKVAYVACDPAALARDVAIFAEHGYRLRSLRAFDLFPMTHHVEAVALLTKAASDLL; translated from the coding sequence ATGAGCGGCACACGCAGACCCCCACGTGGGCGGAGGCCGCGTCCGAAGGTCGCGAAGGGCGAGTCCTACGTCGGGCGCCGCTTCGAGGTCGAGGTCGGGCCGGTCGCTCACGGCGGTCACTTCGTCGCCCGAGTTCAGATCGAGGCTGGCACGTCCAGGGAGAGCTCCCGCGTCGTCTTCGTACGCCACGCGCTGCCCGGTGAACACGTGGTCGTCGAGATCACCGAGGGCACCGCCGGTGACCGGTTCTGGCGCGGGGACGCGGTCTCGGTGGTCTCGGCCGCCGCGGAACGGGTCGTTCCGCCGTGCCCCTACGCCGGCCCCGGGCTCTGCGGCGGCTGCGACTTCCAGCACGTCGCCCTGCCGGCTCAGCGCGAGCTGAAGGCGACGGTGCTGCGCGAGCAGCTGGTCCGCCTGGGCGGTCTGTCCGCCGAGGACCCGCTGCTCGCCGATCTGGTCGTCGAGGCCGTCCCCGGCGACGTCGACGGCCTGCGGTGGCGTACGCGTCAGCGCTATGTCGCCGCGCCAGGCGGTGGACGCGGGATGCGGAAGTATCGCTCGCACGAGGTGATCCCCGTCGCCGACTGCCTGATCGCCTCTCCCGACGCGCGCGAACCCGCTCCCGGGACCATCGTGGAGCGAGTCGCCGTGGGCGGAGTCGAGCACACCTTCGAGGTCGCCGCCGACGGTTTCTGGCAGGTGCATCCCGGTGCGCCGGAGGCGCTGGTCTCGGCAGTGCTCGAAGCGCTCTCGCCGTCCCCGGGCGACTCCGCCCTGGACCTCTACGCCGGTGTGGGTCTCTTCTCCGCCTATCTCGCCGACAGGGTCGGCCCCTTCGGACAGGTCGTCACCGTCGAGGGAGACCGGACCGCCTCCGCGCTCGCCGCGAGCAACGTCCCCTCCGCCGAGGCGATCGCAGGCGACGTCAGCACCGTCCTGGCCGACCTGGGGGAACGGCCGTTCGACCTGGTCGTCCTCGACCCGCCCCGCGAGGGCGCTCGACGAGCCGTCGTCGAGGCCGTCGTCGCGCGTACGCCCCGCAAGGTCGCCTACGTCGCCTGTGACCCCGCCGCGCTGGCTCGCGACGTGGCGATCTTCGCCGAGCACGGTTACCGGCTGCGCTCCTTGCGCGCCTTCGACCTCTTCCCGATGACGCATCACGTCGAGGCCGTCGCGCTCCTCACGAAAGCAGCCTCTGACCTGCTGTGA